One genomic segment of Natrinema sp. HArc-T2 includes these proteins:
- a CDS encoding VOC family protein, with translation MVSKIDHLGILVDDIDRNRTLFERLGLEVGAVERVPAFGVEIAFIRVGESLVELVEPVEPDSGLAADLETAKRPAVLHHVAFRVDDLEEQLAALHTAGVPLADEVPRQGAGDASVAFLERRAANGVRIELVERPTDSPLR, from the coding sequence ATGGTCTCCAAGATCGATCACCTCGGTATCCTCGTCGACGACATCGACCGGAACCGGACGCTGTTCGAACGCCTCGGCCTCGAGGTCGGAGCGGTCGAACGAGTCCCGGCGTTCGGCGTCGAGATCGCCTTCATCAGGGTCGGCGAGAGTCTAGTCGAACTCGTCGAACCAGTCGAACCGGATTCCGGTCTCGCTGCCGATCTCGAGACAGCAAAACGGCCGGCGGTGTTACACCACGTTGCGTTCCGCGTCGACGACCTCGAAGAGCAACTCGCGGCGTTGCACACGGCTGGCGTGCCACTCGCAGACGAGGTGCCACGTCAGGGCGCGGGAGACGCGTCCGTCGCCTTTCTCGAGCGACGAGCAGCCAACGGCGTCCGTATCGAACTCGTCGAGCGGCCCACTGACAGTCCCCTTAGGTAA
- a CDS encoding AMP-binding protein, which yields MSEQSMPTLKQLYESVLSRYETATAITYGNETLTYGDLDDDSSRLASALVGLGLQTEERVGILMSNRPEYAVVDIALARAGLARVPLNDMLSAADVEYMLNNSEASTLVVGPGLIETARTVAPNVSTLDRVITIDASPSAELEGDYDVESFERLLETGDSDPPDVSVSSSTLAGIFHTGGTTGDPKGVKHTQENLALNALAHAIELDIKPRDRLLLMTPLPHSAGLIMAGGLTQGSTHVITQGFDAEHALTLIDQAEISWTFMVPTMVYRVLDLLDEQEYDTSSLETLVYGAAPMKPDRLREGLDKLGNVFLQLYGQYETPDLITVLPKGAHDPDDEQRLSSCGLPTTMCEVMIVDDDGEQVPPGQPGEILARGAYSMEGYYKMPEKTEETIDNGWVHTGDIGKTDEDGFVYIVDRDSDVIVSGGMNVYSVTVEEVIQQHDQVANVAVIGVPDDEWGEAVKAVVVPQDDTIDRDELKTFCVVRLANYEVPKSFDVVAELPTTPYGKIDKKQLRGPYWKDESRQIS from the coding sequence ATGTCAGAACAGAGTATGCCAACGCTGAAACAGCTCTACGAGTCAGTTCTCAGTCGCTATGAGACTGCGACCGCCATCACCTACGGGAACGAGACGCTGACCTACGGCGATCTCGACGACGATTCCTCACGCCTCGCCAGTGCACTCGTCGGTCTCGGCCTCCAGACGGAGGAACGTGTGGGGATTTTGATGTCGAACCGCCCCGAGTACGCCGTCGTCGACATCGCGCTCGCCCGTGCAGGTCTCGCGAGGGTCCCGCTGAACGACATGCTGTCGGCAGCGGACGTCGAGTATATGCTGAACAACAGCGAAGCCAGTACGCTCGTCGTGGGTCCGGGGCTCATCGAGACTGCCCGGACGGTCGCTCCAAACGTGTCAACACTAGATCGAGTCATCACGATCGATGCGTCACCCAGTGCCGAACTGGAGGGCGATTACGACGTCGAATCGTTCGAACGTCTGCTTGAAACGGGTGATTCGGACCCCCCGGATGTCTCCGTCTCGAGTTCTACGCTCGCCGGTATCTTTCATACGGGCGGGACGACCGGCGATCCAAAGGGCGTGAAACACACTCAAGAGAACCTCGCACTGAACGCGCTCGCACACGCAATCGAACTCGACATCAAACCACGGGACCGGCTCCTGTTGATGACACCACTGCCCCACTCGGCCGGCCTTATCATGGCTGGCGGGTTGACTCAAGGGAGTACCCACGTAATCACACAGGGGTTCGACGCCGAGCATGCGCTCACCCTCATCGACCAGGCGGAGATCTCCTGGACGTTCATGGTCCCAACGATGGTGTATCGCGTCCTCGACCTGCTCGACGAACAGGAGTACGACACCTCGTCGCTCGAGACGCTCGTCTACGGCGCAGCACCGATGAAGCCGGATCGACTTCGCGAGGGGCTCGACAAACTCGGGAACGTCTTCCTGCAGTTGTACGGCCAGTACGAGACGCCGGATCTCATCACCGTCTTACCGAAGGGCGCACACGACCCCGACGACGAGCAACGACTCTCCTCGTGTGGCCTCCCGACCACGATGTGTGAGGTGATGATCGTCGACGACGACGGCGAGCAGGTCCCGCCCGGCCAGCCGGGCGAAATTCTCGCCCGCGGCGCCTACTCCATGGAAGGGTACTACAAGATGCCCGAAAAGACCGAAGAAACGATAGACAACGGGTGGGTCCACACCGGTGACATCGGCAAAACGGACGAGGACGGCTTCGTCTACATTGTCGACCGGGATTCGGACGTCATCGTCAGCGGCGGTATGAACGTCTACTCAGTTACCGTCGAAGAGGTCATCCAGCAACACGACCAGGTCGCAAACGTCGCCGTCATCGGCGTTCCGGACGACGAGTGGGGTGAAGCGGTCAAGGCCGTCGTCGTCCCGCAAGACGACACGATCGACCGGGACGAACTGAAGACGTTCTGTGTGGTTCGACTCGCCAACTACGAGGTGCCGAAATCGTTCGATGTCGTCGCGGAACTCCCGACAACACCCTATGGGAAGATCGACAAAAAACAACTCCGTGGACCCTACTGGAAAGACGAGTCACGTCAGATCAGCTAA